One Euphorbia lathyris chromosome 1, ddEupLath1.1, whole genome shotgun sequence DNA segment encodes these proteins:
- the LOC136235871 gene encoding probable ribose-5-phosphate isomerase 2, with translation MAIPCPPLLVSDKLSMDPTPLSPPPPQVHLTQDDLKKIAAFKAVDFVQSGMVLGLGTGSTAKHAVDRIADLIHQGKLHNIIGIPTSKQTHQQALSLGIPLSDLDSHPSVDLAIDGADEVDAHLNLVKGRGGSLLREKMIESACKKFVVIVDETKLVSRIGANGAMPVEIVPFCWKFTQERLHNMFDCVAKLRTYGGENGEPFVTDNGNYIVDLFFNKDIGDLKAASDAILRLAGVVEHGMFLGMATTVIVAGEHGVTIKNK, from the coding sequence ATGGCTATTCCTTGTCCACCTCTCCTTGTTTCTGATAAGCTTTCAATGGATCCAACCCCTTTATCCCCTCCTCCTCCTCAGGTCCATCTTACTcaggatgacctcaagaagaTTGCTGCTTTTAAAGCTGTCGACTTTGTTCAATCTGGTATGGTTCTCGGCCTCGGCACCGGCTCTACCGCCAAACACGCCGTCGACCGTATCGCCGATCTCATTCATCAAGGCAAATTGCACAACATTATTGGCATACCCACTTCCAAACAAACCCACCAACAAGCTTTATCTCTCGGTATCCCTTTGTCGGATCTCGATTCTCATCCCTCCGTCGATCTTGCCATTGACGGCGCTGATGAGGTCGACGCCCACCTCAATTTGGTCAAGGGAAGAGGTGGCTCTTTACTCAGAGAGAAGATGATTGAAAGTGCTTGCAAAAAGTTCGTAGTTATCGTAGATGAGACCAAATTGGTGTCTCGTATTGGAGCAAATGGGGCTATGCCAGTAGAAATTGTGCCTTTCTGTTGGAAATTCACCCAAGAAAGGCTTCATAACATGTTTGATTGCGTAGCAAAATTGAGGACTTATGGAGGCGAAAACGGTGAGCCATTTGTTACAGATAATGGTAATTATATAGTGGATTTGTTTTTCAACAAGGATATTGGTGATTTAAAGGCTGCAAGTGATGCTATTTTGAGGTTAGCTGGAGTTGTAGAACATGGCATGTTTCTTGGTATGGCTACTACTGTTATTGTTGCAGGTGAGCATGGGGTCACCATCAAGAATAAGTGA